The following are encoded in a window of Struthio camelus isolate bStrCam1 chromosome Z, bStrCam1.hap1, whole genome shotgun sequence genomic DNA:
- the LOC138064808 gene encoding proline-rich protein 2-like → MPAPPAPQGGEPAPGLPRPRARGPRPASPAPHRAEHRPGAEGKDWPPGPSKPSLEEGRGNCHRGDGNSLPATALRAAANRLSTTVTALGPLRHGHPLPPPRPPPAHARAARSPPGPSPRRAFRGARRLSAARAGAAGGPRRWRLPASRRGGVGRVPPPGAGERRRRRRAARYVAGRRCGLLPPALPHAAPVPGPAAAGAPRPLRGAAGARLPSAAPAGLAPCRLAAVGRPLACGPRARPAALAGLRGAELAAGRPPGEEEEASPSPSFLGSAEETGAVCLSRRTCARRSPDLRHRDVRVPLSSVAPICSFLLFILSVMV, encoded by the coding sequence ATGCCTGCGCCGCCTGCACCGCAGGGGGGGGAGCCCGCGCCCGGCCTGCCACGACCGCGAGCTCGCGGCCCAAGGCCAGCCAGCCCAGCGCCCCACCGCGCCGAGCACCGgcccggggcggaggggaaggactGGCCACCAGGCCCTAGTAAGCCCTCTctggaagaggggagggggaactGCCACCGGGGAGACGGTAACAGCCTCCCCGCCACAGCCTTGCGGGCGGCCGCCAACCGCCTCAGCACGACGGTTACCGCGCTGGGACCGTTACGTCACGGGCACCCCCTcccccctccgcgcccgccgcccgcgcatGCGCGCGCAGCGCGCAGCCCCCCTGGCCCTTCCCCCCGCCGCGCTTTCCGCGGGGCGCGCCGGCTCTCCGCAGCGCGCGCAGGCGCAGCAGGCGGCCCGCGGCGCTGGCGCCTCCCGGCGAGCCGGAGGGGCGGGGTCGGCCGCGTGCCGCCACCTGGAGCcggcgagaggaggaggaggaggagggcggcacGGTATGTggctgggcggcgctgcgggctgctTCCTCCCGCTCTCCCCCACGCCGCGCCCGttccggggccggcggcggcgggcgccccccgccctctgcgcggggcggccggggcccgtCTGCCCTCCGCTGCCCCGGCTGGGCTCGCCCCTTGCCGCCTGGCTGCCGTAGGGCGGCCGTTGGCCTGCGGCCCTCGGGCAAGGCCGGCAGCGttggccgggctgcgcggggccgagCTGGCCGCGGGCAGGCCGccgggtgaggaggaggaggcgagcccCTCACCCTCGTTTCTGGGCTCGGCCGAAGAGACTGGGGCCGTGTGCCTGTCCCGCCGTACCTGCGCCAGGCGCTCGCCCGACCTTCGCCACCGTGATGTCCGAGTGCCCCTTAGCTCGGTGGCACCGATCTGTTCGTTTCTGCTATTTATTCTTTCCGTGAtggtttaa